From Pusillibacter faecalis, one genomic window encodes:
- a CDS encoding O-antigen ligase family protein: MTLLRESCLYQIWLALLSIYSTSAVHRFLTAAGAWCNHQIDSSLVLSVLCREGVVARAWPESALCRGLTWLINLPGNLLHRLYTTFQLTFEDSFFARLAFSLGESTAIAQSWTIMLLWVIPFSYWNNAYSLIAFAALLVWFHAGAMHRRDYRLDLAGIGFYPLVLFGAVFLGVLLSYAPSLSFRFLFYHISAALCVLVTVSAVRTLPDLKRLAAGGAVCVAVSGAYGIIQRIQGVEVSSSTVDLKVNAGMPGRVVSIFDNANTFAEVLLLLLPLVLALVLCSRHLISKLLAGGIFVMGCVALGMTYSRATWVGFACALVVFVFLWKPKLMPAFILFCCLAVPFLPTTIWNRVLTIFNPADSSTASRIPLYQAALEVIQSRPIRGAGLGTAAPQAYIADWNLYHADFPYVHSHNFYLEVWIEAGLLGAASFVASMLWNIKRAAHSARHRADSPARVITCAAAAALCGSMVCGLADYLWNYPRVMCIFWFVFAVALAGVKLCDEKKGLDFAG; this comes from the coding sequence ATGACCTTGTTGCGAGAGAGCTGTCTCTATCAAATTTGGCTGGCGCTGCTGTCCATTTACAGCACCAGCGCCGTACACCGCTTTCTGACGGCCGCCGGTGCCTGGTGCAATCACCAGATTGACTCTAGCCTGGTGCTGAGCGTCTTATGCCGGGAGGGGGTTGTGGCCAGGGCCTGGCCGGAGAGCGCGCTGTGCCGCGGCCTCACCTGGCTGATCAATCTGCCCGGGAACCTTCTGCACCGTCTGTACACCACCTTCCAGCTGACCTTTGAAGATAGTTTCTTTGCCCGCCTCGCCTTCTCCCTAGGTGAGAGCACTGCGATTGCCCAGTCCTGGACGATCATGCTGCTGTGGGTGATTCCCTTCTCCTACTGGAACAACGCATATAGCCTGATAGCCTTTGCCGCCCTGTTGGTGTGGTTTCACGCCGGCGCCATGCATCGTCGGGACTACCGGCTGGACCTGGCCGGCATTGGTTTTTATCCTTTGGTGCTGTTCGGTGCCGTGTTCCTGGGGGTGTTGCTGTCCTACGCCCCCTCCCTGTCCTTCCGTTTTCTCTTCTACCACATCTCCGCTGCCTTGTGTGTGCTGGTCACGGTCAGCGCCGTCCGGACGCTTCCCGACCTCAAGCGTCTGGCCGCCGGCGGTGCGGTCTGTGTGGCGGTCTCCGGGGCCTATGGTATCATTCAGCGCATCCAGGGCGTGGAAGTCAGCTCTTCCACTGTGGACTTGAAGGTCAACGCCGGAATGCCTGGACGGGTGGTGTCCATCTTCGATAATGCCAATACCTTTGCCGAGGTGCTCTTGCTTTTGCTGCCGTTGGTGCTGGCGCTGGTGCTATGCTCAAGACACCTCATCAGCAAACTTCTGGCTGGCGGCATCTTCGTGATGGGCTGCGTGGCTCTGGGTATGACCTACTCCCGGGCTACGTGGGTCGGTTTCGCCTGCGCACTGGTGGTCTTTGTCTTTTTGTGGAAGCCGAAACTGATGCCTGCCTTTATCCTGTTTTGCTGTCTGGCAGTTCCTTTCCTTCCCACCACGATCTGGAACCGGGTACTGACGATCTTCAACCCCGCAGACTCTTCCACCGCCAGCCGCATTCCTCTCTACCAAGCCGCCTTGGAGGTCATTCAGAGCCGCCCTATCCGTGGCGCCGGACTTGGCACCGCCGCGCCCCAGGCGTATATCGCGGACTGGAATCTCTACCATGCGGACTTCCCCTATGTCCACTCCCACAACTTCTATCTGGAGGTGTGGATCGAGGCCGGCTTGTTGGGCGCAGCGTCCTTCGTGGCCTCTATGCTCTGGAACATCAAGCGCGCCGCCCATAGCGCACGCCACCGCGCCGACTCTCCCGCCCGTGTCATCACCTGCGCTGCTGCCGCGGCGCTGTGTGGAAGTATGGTCTGCGGCCTGGCAGATTATCTGTGGAACTATCCCAGAGTGATGTGTATCTTCTGGTTTGTCTTTGCCGTGGCACTTGCTGGTGTCAAGCTGTGCGATGAAAAGAAAGGTCTTGACTTTGCGGGTTAA
- a CDS encoding SGNH/GDSL hydrolase family protein translates to MRILMLGNSFIFTNNMPQMLADLTGAEVVHHTRGGARLSEQLNPNTRLGSQTQAVLQKEKWDYVVLQEMSHGPITASKSFFSSVEQLCRQIRANGAVPILFATWAYQKGGAKPADKGWDYDEMVQKLSEAYHKAAQENNALIADVGRRFYELSDTQDLYAADSIHPSELGSRIAAETIAAVIRQHEKEAR, encoded by the coding sequence ATGCGGATCCTCATGCTGGGCAACAGCTTTATCTTCACCAATAATATGCCTCAGATGCTGGCTGACCTGACCGGGGCAGAGGTGGTCCACCACACCCGCGGCGGGGCGCGGCTGTCGGAACAGCTGAACCCCAACACCAGGCTGGGCAGTCAGACCCAAGCGGTGCTTCAAAAGGAGAAGTGGGACTATGTGGTGCTCCAGGAGATGAGCCACGGCCCCATCACCGCCTCCAAGAGCTTCTTCTCCAGCGTGGAGCAGCTTTGCCGGCAGATCCGGGCAAACGGGGCGGTCCCAATTTTGTTTGCTACATGGGCCTATCAGAAGGGCGGAGCTAAGCCGGCAGACAAGGGCTGGGACTACGACGAGATGGTCCAAAAGCTGTCCGAGGCCTACCACAAAGCGGCACAGGAAAATAATGCCCTGATCGCCGACGTAGGCCGGCGGTTTTACGAGTTATCCGACACCCAGGATCTCTACGCCGCCGACAGCATCCACCCCAGTGAGCTGGGCTCCCGCATAGCGGCGGAGACCATCGCGGCAGTGATCCGGCAGCACGAAAAGGAGGCGCGGTAG
- a CDS encoding TetR/AcrR family transcriptional regulator yields MPNTTKQALEESLKHMLLKKPLDKITIRDITEDCGISRMAFYYHFKDIYDLVEWACIEDASKALQGKKTYETWQEGLLQIFEAVQENKPFILNAYRCIGREQMERFLYQLTYGLIRGVVEEQSQGTTVSEEDKSFIAEFYKYSFVGVMLDWIRQGMTADPWALTEKISAAMRGSIANAIRNFTEIE; encoded by the coding sequence ATGCCAAACACCACAAAGCAGGCCCTGGAGGAATCCCTGAAGCATATGCTACTGAAAAAGCCCCTGGACAAGATCACCATCCGGGACATCACCGAGGATTGCGGCATCAGCCGCATGGCCTTCTACTACCACTTCAAGGACATCTACGACCTGGTGGAGTGGGCCTGTATCGAGGACGCGTCCAAGGCCCTCCAGGGGAAGAAGACCTATGAGACCTGGCAGGAGGGGCTTTTGCAGATTTTTGAGGCGGTGCAGGAAAACAAGCCCTTCATCCTCAACGCCTATCGCTGTATCGGCCGGGAGCAAATGGAGCGGTTCCTCTACCAGCTGACCTACGGCTTGATCCGGGGCGTGGTGGAGGAGCAGAGCCAGGGGACAACTGTTTCTGAGGAGGACAAGTCCTTTATCGCCGAATTTTACAAGTACAGTTTTGTGGGGGTCATGCTGGACTGGATCCGCCAGGGGATGACGGCCGATCCCTGGGCACTGACGGAAAAAATCAGCGCCGCCATGCGCGGCAGCATTGCCAACGCCATCCGCAATTTCACAGAAATAGAATAA
- a CDS encoding oleate hydratase, with protein MEKKFGKLTTAAAVAGAGAAVVLAKKVSRGKKAAEKPGSEPSAPASYQNTELGKHEKNRKGIYYTNGNYEAFARPEKPEGVENKSAYIVGSGLAALAAACFLVRDGQMPGDHIHILEAMDVAGGACDGIFDPSRGYVMRGGREMEDHFECLWDLFRSIPSLEKPGASVLDEFYWLNKHDPNYSLCRATVDRGRDARTDGKFNISQKGCMEIMKLFMTPDEDLYDKTIEDVFDDEVFSSTFWLYWRTMFAFENWHSALEMKLYFQRFIHHIAGLPDFSALKFTRYNQYESLILPMQKYLEAAGVDFRFGTEVTNVIFDIRDGRKMATAIECRVNGAEQGIVLTENDLVFVTNGSCTEGTIYGDQDHAPNGDAEVRTSGCWSLWKNIAKQDPAFGRPEKFCSDISKTNWESATITTLDDKILPYITNICKRDPRTGKVVTGGIVSCQDSRWLLSWTINRQGQFREQEPEKVCVWVYGLFTDVPGDYVKKPMRECTGKEITEEWLYHIGVPVEQIPDLAAHSAVCVPTLMPYITAFFMPRTKGDRPDVIPDGCVNFAFLGQFADTPRDTVFTTEYSVRTAMEAVYGLLGVDRGVPEVWGSVYDIRELLHSTVCLMDGRSPLEVPLPGPLELLKKPLLRAVRGTVIEKVLRDQDVLRDGM; from the coding sequence ATGGAAAAGAAATTTGGGAAACTGACCACAGCGGCGGCCGTGGCTGGAGCGGGCGCCGCTGTAGTCCTGGCAAAAAAGGTATCCAGAGGAAAAAAGGCGGCGGAGAAGCCCGGGTCTGAACCCTCCGCCCCGGCGTCCTACCAGAACACAGAGCTGGGAAAACACGAGAAAAACCGCAAGGGCATCTATTACACCAACGGCAACTATGAGGCCTTCGCCCGGCCGGAGAAACCGGAGGGAGTGGAGAACAAGAGCGCCTACATCGTGGGTAGCGGCCTGGCAGCCCTGGCGGCGGCGTGCTTCCTGGTGCGGGACGGGCAGATGCCTGGAGACCACATCCATATCCTCGAAGCCATGGACGTGGCCGGCGGGGCCTGCGACGGCATTTTCGACCCCAGCCGGGGCTATGTGATGCGGGGCGGCCGGGAGATGGAGGACCACTTTGAGTGCCTGTGGGACCTGTTCCGCTCCATTCCCTCCCTGGAGAAGCCGGGGGCCTCGGTGCTGGATGAGTTTTACTGGCTCAACAAGCACGACCCGAACTACTCCCTGTGCCGGGCCACGGTGGACCGGGGTCGGGACGCCCGCACCGACGGAAAATTCAATATCAGCCAGAAGGGGTGTATGGAGATCATGAAGCTCTTCATGACCCCGGACGAGGACTTGTACGACAAAACTATTGAGGACGTCTTTGACGACGAGGTGTTCTCCTCCACCTTCTGGCTGTACTGGCGGACCATGTTTGCCTTTGAGAACTGGCACAGCGCCCTGGAGATGAAGCTCTACTTCCAGCGCTTCATCCACCACATCGCGGGACTCCCCGACTTCAGCGCCCTGAAGTTCACCCGGTATAACCAATATGAGTCCCTGATCCTGCCCATGCAGAAGTACCTGGAGGCCGCCGGGGTGGACTTCCGGTTCGGCACCGAGGTCACCAACGTGATCTTCGACATCCGGGACGGCAGAAAGATGGCCACCGCCATCGAGTGCCGAGTCAACGGCGCGGAGCAGGGCATCGTCCTCACGGAGAACGACCTGGTGTTCGTCACCAACGGCTCCTGCACCGAAGGGACCATCTACGGCGACCAGGACCACGCCCCCAACGGGGACGCGGAGGTGCGCACCAGCGGCTGCTGGAGCCTGTGGAAGAACATCGCCAAGCAGGACCCTGCCTTTGGCCGTCCGGAGAAGTTCTGCTCCGACATTTCCAAGACCAACTGGGAGTCGGCCACCATCACCACCCTGGATGATAAGATCCTCCCCTATATCACCAACATCTGCAAGCGGGACCCCCGCACCGGGAAGGTGGTCACCGGCGGCATCGTCAGCTGTCAGGACTCCAGGTGGCTGCTGAGCTGGACCATCAACCGCCAGGGCCAGTTCCGGGAGCAGGAGCCGGAGAAGGTGTGCGTCTGGGTGTACGGCCTCTTTACCGACGTGCCCGGCGACTATGTGAAAAAGCCCATGAGGGAATGTACCGGGAAAGAGATCACGGAGGAGTGGCTCTACCACATCGGCGTGCCGGTGGAGCAGATTCCGGACCTTGCCGCCCACAGCGCGGTCTGCGTCCCCACCCTGATGCCCTACATCACCGCCTTCTTCATGCCCCGGACCAAGGGGGACCGGCCCGACGTGATCCCAGACGGCTGTGTGAACTTCGCCTTCCTGGGCCAGTTTGCCGATACCCCCCGGGACACCGTGTTCACCACTGAGTACTCCGTGCGCACCGCTATGGAGGCCGTCTACGGCCTGCTGGGGGTGGACCGGGGGGTGCCCGAGGTGTGGGGCAGCGTGTACGACATCCGGGAGCTGCTGCACAGCACCGTCTGCCTGATGGACGGCAGGTCCCCGCTGGAGGTTCCGCTGCCCGGTCCTCTGGAGCTGCTGAAAAAGCCGCTGTTGAGGGCGGTCCGGGGCACCGTCATCGAGAAGGTCCTGCGGGATCAGGACGTGCTCCGGGACGGCATGTGA
- a CDS encoding tyrosine-type recombinase/integrase, with protein sequence MAKRGPSGDGMVRKREDGRWEGRIVVGHEQNGEPIFRYVLAKTQKELLDKLHRDLGAFQDVELTEDSRMALGEWLDRWMEDYGADTLRSYEQFIRCYIKPYLGDKIVSRVTRMDIQKLYRKLNHEGRVREHPEHGHELSDTMVLRIHAILHRCLKDAEADHVITRNPTDGAVVPKASYKPKQILTKEQMDTFLAADRNKIWRDFFYTELTTGLRRGEICGLMWQDFDEKDGTLKVLRSVNVPKAGELEIGETKTSQGRRTIRLPPSTVQRLKERKKHAVSQWIFPEPLAPEKPVRPSAAYYWMKRILKETGLPETGFHDLRHTFATLSLESGMDVKTLSAMLGHVSAATTLDIYTHVTGDMQTEAAAQIDRGLGNAVQESPAQVEQGSVEDFQPVLRKTRKPGTGCITQINDHLFEGRYSPTWPDGTKHSKCVYAHTREECEAKLKALIQQMNAER encoded by the coding sequence ATGGCAAAACGCGGGCCGTCCGGCGACGGCATGGTGCGAAAACGAGAGGACGGCCGCTGGGAGGGCCGCATCGTGGTGGGCCACGAGCAAAACGGCGAGCCCATCTTCCGGTATGTCCTGGCGAAAACCCAGAAGGAACTGCTGGACAAACTCCACCGGGACCTTGGGGCCTTTCAGGACGTGGAGCTCACCGAGGACAGCCGCATGGCACTGGGCGAGTGGCTGGACCGGTGGATGGAGGACTACGGCGCGGACACCCTGCGGAGTTATGAGCAATTCATTCGGTGCTACATCAAGCCTTATCTGGGAGATAAGATCGTGTCCCGGGTGACCCGCATGGACATCCAAAAATTGTACCGAAAGCTGAACCACGAGGGCCGGGTCCGCGAGCACCCGGAACACGGGCATGAGCTTTCGGACACCATGGTGCTTCGCATCCACGCCATACTCCACCGATGCCTGAAAGACGCGGAGGCCGACCATGTAATCACCCGGAACCCCACCGACGGGGCCGTGGTGCCTAAGGCCAGTTATAAGCCCAAGCAGATCCTCACAAAGGAGCAGATGGACACCTTCCTGGCGGCGGACCGCAACAAGATTTGGCGGGACTTCTTCTACACGGAGCTGACCACCGGTCTCCGCCGGGGCGAGATCTGCGGCCTCATGTGGCAGGACTTCGACGAGAAGGACGGGACGCTGAAGGTTCTCCGGTCGGTGAACGTCCCCAAGGCTGGGGAGCTGGAGATTGGCGAGACGAAGACCAGTCAGGGGCGGCGGACCATCCGCCTGCCGCCCAGCACCGTCCAGCGGCTGAAGGAGCGGAAGAAACACGCCGTCAGCCAGTGGATCTTCCCGGAACCTCTTGCTCCGGAGAAACCGGTGCGCCCCAGCGCCGCCTACTACTGGATGAAACGGATCTTAAAAGAGACGGGGCTGCCTGAAACCGGGTTTCACGATTTACGCCACACTTTTGCCACCTTATCCCTGGAAAGCGGCATGGATGTGAAGACCCTCTCCGCCATGCTGGGCCACGTGTCGGCAGCCACTACCCTGGACATCTACACCCATGTCACCGGGGATATGCAGACCGAGGCGGCGGCCCAAATAGACCGGGGACTGGGCAACGCGGTGCAGGAGAGCCCGGCTCAGGTAGAGCAGGGCTCAGTCGAAGATTTCCAGCCGGTGCTGAGAAAGACCCGGAAGCCTGGCACCGGGTGCATCACCCAGATCAATGACCACCTGTTTGAGGGCCGTTACTCCCCCACCTGGCCGGACGGCACCAAGCACTCCAAATGCGTCTACGCCCACACCCGGGAGGAATGCGAGGCAAAGCTAAAGGCGCTGATCCAGCAGATGAACGCGGAGCGGTAG
- a CDS encoding DUF6809 family protein, which yields MRDTLKNLYFGNITPNDQIVRSGTALKKAMEQSAECEEKLTALLEDKEKTLLLWLINAENETGSTMALENFILGFRRGVRMILEALDEDDGSLIDPNKEG from the coding sequence ATGCGCGACACACTAAAAAATCTGTACTTCGGAAACATCACTCCCAACGATCAGATCGTCAGATCGGGGACTGCCCTGAAAAAGGCCATGGAACAGTCGGCGGAGTGCGAGGAGAAACTCACCGCCCTGTTGGAGGACAAAGAAAAAACGCTGTTGCTCTGGCTCATCAACGCGGAGAACGAGACCGGCAGCACCATGGCACTGGAAAACTTCATCCTGGGTTTCCGCCGGGGGGTACGCATGATCCTGGAGGCCTTGGACGAGGACGACGGCAGTCTGATCGACCCCAATAAGGAGGGATAG
- a CDS encoding tetratricopeptide repeat protein: MRSYRGGPPRSTKGSADGRGVLPDDERAADAGYDFAQYALGKLLESQDQMGEAVSWYGKAAAQGNSCAAYRLGKLYLTGQGVKQDWEQAWAYFYESAEQGNEYADFFPEHFD; encoded by the coding sequence TTGCGGTCATACCGTGGAGGGCCGCCGCGCTCCACAAAAGGCAGCGCAGACGGGCGCGGTGTTCTCCCAGACGATGAGCGGGCGGCTGACGCAGGATATGACTTCGCACAGTACGCACTGGGGAAACTTCTGGAAAGTCAAGACCAAATGGGCGAGGCGGTATCCTGGTATGGAAAAGCGGCGGCGCAGGGCAACTCCTGCGCTGCCTACCGCCTGGGAAAGCTGTACCTCACCGGGCAGGGCGTCAAACAGGATTGGGAGCAGGCCTGGGCGTATTTCTATGAATCGGCGGAACAGGGAAACGAGTATGCCGACTTCTTTCCGGAGCACTTCGATTAG
- a CDS encoding DUF6138 family protein — translation MRMPLPCAMSMRRLVGWESIRYELAQYIEKQVQARCFEVGEDHPIQPVPYGWSCVQRTWMMRGCSLRAVRYPSLHPAMERHARLAMREYEWYNNLSDEFYAMPGPFAVFALGLEGCTPGYLGPGV, via the coding sequence ATGAGGATGCCGTTGCCATGTGCGATGTCTATGCGGCGGCTGGTAGGATGGGAGTCCATCCGCTATGAACTGGCGCAGTACATAGAAAAACAAGTACAGGCGCGTTGCTTTGAGGTTGGAGAGGATCATCCTATCCAACCTGTACCATATGGCTGGAGCTGCGTCCAGAGGACGTGGATGATGCGCGGCTGCTCTTTGCGTGCGGTGCGGTATCCCAGTCTGCACCCCGCTATGGAACGGCATGCCCGCCTTGCCATGCGGGAGTATGAGTGGTATAACAACCTCTCCGATGAATTCTATGCTATGCCCGGTCCCTTTGCTGTGTTCGCCTTGGGGCTGGAGGGATGTACTCCGGGCTATCTGGGGCCGGGCGTCTGA
- a CDS encoding Imm17 family immunity protein, whose product MDSEKITAFFQEHWYFVTLIVGVVILIGALMNWNWLCDPTGAPHSHRYGRGSRRAIFFLLGVLLIAVSIWGFVLAL is encoded by the coding sequence ATGGACAGCGAAAAGATTACAGCTTTTTTTCAGGAGCATTGGTACTTTGTTACGCTGATTGTGGGTGTTGTGATTCTGATCGGAGCACTTATGAATTGGAACTGGCTCTGCGATCCCACTGGAGCGCCTCACTCCCACCGCTATGGCCGCGGCTCCCGGCGGGCAATCTTCTTCCTGCTGGGTGTCCTTCTGATCGCGGTGAGTATCTGGGGCTTTGTGTTGGCTCTGTAA
- a CDS encoding NADAR family protein, translating into MALQDQKMMPPPWLAHREIERYSIGWRMGYGEDYIDRFGDWLGTLSPKERAEYRVLFPEPVTWKGWWDDEDSGEVLEHGDFWVDAWQPEGQPKYTRQWLQQEFAAGRTRELCLFWGHQPAQDSIITKSCLSQWWIEDFYSIANSYLCMEQYMMASKAQLFGDEERCKEILECSVPKQIKALGRKVRGFDQKVWDRLKYAIVLSGNWCKFSQNRDLREFLLSTGDSVLAEASPYDNIWGIGLSASSPEMQDPQKWRGQNLLGFALMEVRDELRRVTQNEMLCDWSTVWEQ; encoded by the coding sequence ATGGCACTACAAGATCAGAAAATGATGCCTCCCCCTTGGCTGGCCCACCGGGAGATCGAGCGATACTCCATCGGCTGGCGCATGGGCTATGGGGAGGATTACATAGACCGATTTGGTGATTGGCTGGGCACTCTTTCACCGAAAGAGCGGGCGGAATACCGGGTCCTCTTTCCTGAGCCAGTCACCTGGAAGGGCTGGTGGGATGACGAGGACAGCGGCGAAGTGCTGGAACACGGCGATTTCTGGGTGGACGCGTGGCAGCCGGAAGGCCAGCCCAAGTACACCCGGCAGTGGCTCCAGCAGGAATTTGCCGCTGGGAGAACGCGGGAACTGTGCCTGTTCTGGGGTCACCAGCCTGCTCAGGACAGCATCATTACAAAAAGCTGCCTCAGCCAGTGGTGGATAGAGGACTTCTATTCTATCGCCAACTCCTATCTTTGCATGGAGCAGTATATGATGGCGAGCAAAGCCCAACTGTTTGGCGACGAGGAGAGGTGCAAGGAGATCCTGGAGTGCAGCGTTCCAAAGCAGATCAAGGCCCTGGGCCGTAAGGTACGGGGCTTTGACCAGAAGGTGTGGGACAGGTTGAAATATGCCATTGTGCTCAGTGGAAACTGGTGCAAATTCAGCCAGAACCGCGATCTGCGGGAGTTCCTCCTCTCCACTGGGGACAGCGTACTGGCGGAGGCCAGCCCCTACGATAACATCTGGGGCATCGGACTCTCAGCCAGCTCTCCGGAGATGCAGGACCCGCAGAAGTGGCGGGGACAAAACCTGCTGGGCTTTGCACTGATGGAGGTACGGGACGAACTGCGCCGGGTGACACAGAATGAAATGCTTTGCGATTGGAGTACGGTATGGGAACAATGA
- a CDS encoding C-GCAxxG-C-C family protein yields the protein MGTMKLYELVNHYHIGTELTCAEAMFLACNEYYHLNLSEETRKMFSVMGLGMQTEQSCCGAFTVAVGIIGLMTAKEGQTDVDNMEGYQMIAKLTNFMLDFYGTLHCVELQKLEIVGYETPCHAIVEALAKKLEELLAGRSVSRPANAGQIGS from the coding sequence ATGGGAACAATGAAGCTCTATGAACTGGTCAATCATTATCACATCGGCACGGAACTGACCTGCGCCGAGGCGATGTTCCTGGCCTGCAACGAATATTACCATCTGAATTTATCCGAGGAAACCCGGAAGATGTTCTCCGTCATGGGCCTTGGGATGCAGACCGAGCAGTCCTGCTGCGGCGCCTTTACCGTGGCGGTGGGAATTATCGGTTTGATGACCGCCAAAGAGGGCCAGACCGATGTGGACAACATGGAAGGCTATCAGATGATCGCCAAATTAACAAACTTTATGCTGGACTTCTATGGAACACTCCACTGTGTGGAGCTGCAAAAGCTGGAGATCGTGGGCTATGAAACCCCTTGCCATGCCATTGTGGAGGCGCTGGCCAAGAAGCTGGAGGAGCTACTGGCGGGCCGCAGTGTCTCCCGCCCGGCAAATGCAGGGCAGATCGGTTCCTGA
- a CDS encoding Imm51 family immunity protein, whose amino-acid sequence MKDLCQYGNRRDNEWELLPWIPDPRPPFKIWVKPEQIAPFFLIPHHPYALSLLLKISDGFRAEEFCRLGLTGSCGDWERLVRGVIREFEENNSGKDLFHFDSDEDIFCVYSQYIDDLMLLSKMIRAACKNEAAMREYFKKGQEGL is encoded by the coding sequence ATGAAAGACCTTTGCCAATACGGAAACCGGCGGGATAACGAGTGGGAGCTCCTCCCCTGGATACCTGATCCGCGCCCACCTTTCAAAATTTGGGTGAAGCCGGAGCAAATCGCGCCATTCTTTCTTATTCCCCACCACCCTTATGCGCTCTCCCTTCTGCTGAAGATCAGCGACGGCTTCCGGGCAGAAGAATTCTGCCGGTTGGGGCTGACCGGAAGCTGTGGGGACTGGGAGCGGCTTGTCAGAGGTGTGATCCGGGAGTTCGAGGAAAACAACAGCGGCAAGGATCTGTTTCACTTCGACTCCGATGAGGACATATTCTGCGTGTACTCCCAATATATCGACGATTTGATGCTGCTTTCCAAGATGATCCGGGCAGCCTGTAAGAATGAGGCTGCTATGAGGGAGTATTTCAAAAAAGGGCAGGAGGGCTTATGA
- a CDS encoding DUF6547 family protein: MSKELYKAFIDGLVERKDSMTSRWIKGDGFPQTDDNKAKNVFLAALTPEQREVLAELLQDEHIAGIHDTLAYINEMMDLEGLELHQDGESYPNDYFESLHYDFICRCDGDEWPE, translated from the coding sequence ATGAGTAAGGAGCTGTATAAAGCATTCATTGACGGCCTTGTGGAGCGGAAAGACAGTATGACTTCCCGATGGATTAAGGGCGATGGTTTCCCCCAGACGGATGACAACAAGGCGAAAAACGTTTTTTTAGCCGCACTGACACCGGAGCAGAGAGAAGTGCTGGCGGAGCTGCTTCAGGACGAACATATTGCAGGCATCCATGATACCCTTGCATATATCAATGAAATGATGGATCTGGAAGGACTGGAACTTCATCAGGACGGTGAATCCTATCCCAACGACTATTTTGAGAGTCTGCACTATGACTTCATCTGCCGTTGTGACGGTGATGAGTGGCCGGAATAA